Within Pelotomaculum schinkii, the genomic segment CTTCCGCAGCTTGCGGCATATTTCAATATCAGCATTGACGATTTGATAGGTTATGCGCCGCAGATGACAAAAGAAGATATCAAAAAGCTGTATCATCGTTTGTCATCTACCTTTGCTACCCGTCCATTTGATGATGTTTTGGAAGAATGCCGGAGAATAATTAAAAAATACTATTCCTGTTTTCCGTTGCTGTTTCAGATGGCAGTGCTGCTGGCCAATCATCATATGCTCGCAGAAGAAAAGAAAAGGCAAGAAGCTATACTGAATGAAGCGGTCGAGTTATGTATAAGAATTAAAACTGAAAGTGACGACGTGTGGCTCTCTAAGGATGCAACTTCTTTAGAAGCAGTTTGTTATCTGATGTTAAACCAGCCGCAACAGGTTTTGGATTTACTTGGAGAATCATTACGACCGATCCCGACAGATCATGAGGTTGTGGCACGAGCATATCAGATACTGGGAAATGGTTCAAAGGCAAAAGAAGTAACGCAAATCAGTATGTATCAGCATCTGCTTGCACTAATTGGAGCTACGCCGGCCTATTTACTGCTAAACGCGGATAACAGCGAGAAAACCGAGGAGATTTTGCATCGGTCATTATCTGTCGCAACAATCTATCATCTGGATCGATTACATCCAAACACTATGGCACAGATCTATTTTACTGCAGCACAGGTGTACAGTTTACAAGGCAATGCTGAGAAAGCCCTTGACATGCTACGGAAATATGCAGATATCTGCACTATGGGCTTCTTCCCTTATTCATTACACGGAGATTCTTTCTTTGATGCAATTGATGTCTGGTTTGCAGACTTTGATTTAGGCGCCGATGCTCCACGGAATGAAAAAGTAATCAAAGAAAGCATGCTA encodes:
- a CDS encoding helix-turn-helix transcriptional regulator, which translates into the protein MKEINIAKTLVTKRKEKGITQDELAAYIGVSKASVSKWETAQSYPDITFLPQLAAYFNISIDDLIGYAPQMTKEDIKKLYHRLSSTFATRPFDDVLEECRRIIKKYYSCFPLLFQMAVLLANHHMLAEEKKRQEAILNEAVELCIRIKTESDDVWLSKDATSLEAVCYLMLNQPQQVLDLLGESLRPIPTDHEVVARAYQILGNGSKAKEVTQISMYQHLLALIGATPAYLLLNADNSEKTEEILHRSLSVATIYHLDRLHPNTMAQIYFTAAQVYSLQGNAEKALDMLRKYADICTMGFFPYSLHGDSFFDAIDVWFADFDLGADAPRNEKVIKESMLQAVLSNPAFAALAKEPRYKSIIETLKTNSRRNSRE